A window from Aliamphritea hakodatensis encodes these proteins:
- a CDS encoding alpha/beta fold hydrolase: protein MRTHYLTLQHGAEYRMAYHEWGEADNPRVLVCVHGLARNGRDFDFIAEQLSSEYRVICPDVVGRGVSDWLPADLEYDMPLYVEDMQALLRHLQLTEVDWLGTSMGGIIGMLLASMPDTPVQRLILNDVGCRIPAAALQRIAIYMGDQGFDSLAAVEKYMRNTYRAFHDLEDRQWQHLAECGHRADESGRLHLHYDPRIAGRLKASQHEDIDLMPFWSRVRCPQLLIWGEDSDLLEASTVDLMQQANPQLAVLKIAATGHAPALMMPAQVQPVCNWLLNG from the coding sequence ATGCGCACACATTATTTAACCTTACAGCACGGTGCTGAATACCGTATGGCATATCATGAATGGGGAGAGGCGGATAATCCCCGGGTACTGGTGTGCGTGCACGGGCTGGCCCGAAACGGACGGGACTTTGATTTCATTGCTGAACAGCTGAGCAGTGAGTACCGGGTGATTTGCCCTGATGTAGTTGGCCGGGGGGTAAGCGACTGGTTACCGGCGGATCTGGAGTACGATATGCCGCTGTATGTGGAAGATATGCAAGCTTTACTGCGGCATTTACAGCTTACAGAGGTTGATTGGCTGGGCACTTCCATGGGGGGAATAATCGGGATGTTACTGGCGTCGATGCCAGATACCCCCGTTCAGCGTCTGATACTGAATGATGTGGGCTGCCGGATTCCGGCAGCGGCGCTGCAACGGATTGCGATATACATGGGTGACCAAGGATTTGATTCACTGGCGGCGGTGGAGAAGTATATGCGCAACACTTACCGGGCTTTTCATGATTTGGAAGACCGGCAGTGGCAGCATCTTGCCGAATGCGGACACCGGGCAGATGAGTCCGGCCGGCTGCATCTGCATTATGATCCCCGGATCGCAGGGCGGCTGAAAGCCAGCCAGCATGAGGATATTGATCTGATGCCGTTCTGGTCCCGGGTGCGTTGTCCGCAGTTACTGATCTGGGGGGAAGACTCTGACTTGCTGGAGGCCAGTACTGTCGACCTTATGCAACAGGCGAATCCGCAGTTAGCGGTGCTGAAAATAGCCGCGACCGGACATGCGCCGGCGCTGATGATGCCGGCGCAGGTTCAGCCGGTCTGTAATTGGTTATTAAATGGGTAA
- a CDS encoding paraquat-inducible protein A, translating into MMKTPAHSFTACHDCDLLIARTRLKKGQSLNCPRCHAKLFHARLNPIERGLALAITSLILFLPANLLPILSLSIFGQQQSETILQSVLSLYDGGLAIVAAVVLIFAVLVPGVQILLLTYITACLQFRINGHYLRQSLNFYHTLHGWGMLEIYMIGTLIAVIKLKDIANLEPGLGLYCLAALIFTTCLTNNLFDIQHAWQVFRQRRDTRQAKS; encoded by the coding sequence ATGATGAAAACACCAGCCCATTCATTTACCGCCTGCCATGACTGCGATCTGCTCATCGCCCGAACCCGCCTGAAAAAAGGCCAGTCACTGAACTGTCCCCGTTGTCATGCAAAGCTGTTTCATGCCCGGCTGAACCCTATTGAACGGGGGCTTGCACTGGCGATCACCAGTTTAATCCTGTTTTTACCGGCAAACCTGTTGCCAATTTTAAGCCTGAGCATTTTCGGTCAGCAACAAAGTGAAACCATTTTACAAAGCGTATTATCCTTATATGACGGCGGCTTAGCCATAGTTGCCGCTGTGGTACTTATTTTTGCGGTACTGGTGCCGGGTGTTCAGATCCTGCTGCTGACTTATATCACTGCCTGTTTGCAGTTCCGGATTAACGGCCATTACCTGCGCCAGAGTCTTAATTTTTATCACACGCTGCACGGCTGGGGCATGCTGGAAATATATATGATCGGCACCCTTATTGCCGTCATCAAACTGAAGGATATTGCTAACCTTGAACCCGGGCTTGGACTCTATTGTCTGGCAGCGCTTATATTCACCACCTGCCTGACCAACAACCTGTTCGATATTCAGCATGCCTGGCAGGTTTTCAGACAACGCCGCGACACCCGACAGGCTAAGTCATGA
- a CDS encoding paraquat-inducible protein A has translation MSTRGYKSARQEGYLLCRHCHTLHTLDQQDKQCHVCETPLHSRMEHTLQRSWAFLLASVICFFPANLLPIMTFKSFGSGAPSTIMGGIIELFSGGFWGIGLVVLIASIIIPCLKILGMLTLLLSLKFHWRTSARQKTWLYRGVEWVGRWSMLDIFVIAVLVALVQLGSLASISPGHGATAFAAVVILTMLSALNFDTRLIWDKYAPTDTRHHDT, from the coding sequence ATGAGCACCCGGGGTTATAAATCTGCACGTCAGGAGGGCTATCTGCTGTGCCGTCACTGTCACACGTTGCATACACTTGATCAGCAAGACAAACAGTGCCATGTTTGCGAAACCCCGCTGCACAGCCGTATGGAACACACCCTGCAGCGCAGCTGGGCTTTTCTGCTCGCCTCTGTTATTTGCTTCTTCCCGGCGAACCTGCTGCCAATTATGACTTTCAAAAGTTTTGGCAGTGGCGCGCCAAGCACCATTATGGGCGGCATTATCGAATTATTCAGCGGCGGATTCTGGGGCATCGGCCTGGTGGTTCTCATCGCCAGTATTATCATTCCCTGCCTGAAAATTCTTGGCATGCTGACCCTGTTACTCAGCCTTAAATTCCACTGGCGTACCAGCGCCCGCCAGAAAACCTGGCTCTATCGCGGTGTCGAATGGGTCGGCCGCTGGTCTATGCTGGATATATTTGTAATCGCTGTACTGGTCGCGCTGGTTCAGCTGGGAAGCCTTGCGAGCATTTCCCCGGGACACGGAGCCACGGCATTTGCTGCGGTGGTGATTCTGACAATGCTTTCCGCTCTTAACTTTGATACCCGTTTAATTTGGGATAAATACGCACCTACGGATACCCGACATCATGACACCTGA
- a CDS encoding PqiB family protein produces MTPDNTSATDAVIKQHRGPSFVWILPLVAALIAAWLAWQSYQDAGITIEVQFESAEGLEAEKTKVLFRGLPSGTIKQLRLNEDLKGVTAIIEMASEAEPLLHENTRFWLVKPQVSLSGVRGLETLLSGYYIGIQPGDGEDHREFVADSEPPPSSKDKPGLYLTLNSDSAASVYRGSKLFYRDIEVGEVIDVKLGKTRQQVLIDLYVDSKYSQLINGGTRFWNASGISIKADLPKLDIKFDSLASIVAGGISFYTPADGGELNPEKILPLYSDYEAAEDGVSVTVKFPARTPLSEGTKVVSQEIVIGRIQKLEYNDDLTTQTAHLLIDPRAKPLLRAGSQFWLPKPDFDITQIGQLFDGNAIQLQPGPGIPLFRFIALNTPPAKRPGIPGLDIQIIADQLGSLDFGSPVLYRQVPVGEVRGYELIEQGKKVLIHATIAKEHSQLLKSNSRFWNISGVQVAAGLDGVKLDTGSLTSVIKGGISFFTPDIKDKQQATPNQQFHLYKDFDTASQQGKLIYSNQAGKLQIRLVSEQLGSVKAGSPVLYRQLPVGKVHGYRLGEDGQSVEVQVLIDKAYRHLVTGKSRFWNASGIHAKLDLSGLTLQTESIDTIVRGGIAFDNKPGKGKAAKFNQRFTLHPNKQEGLHDALAVRISFPAGNTLEPGAELRFQGLKMGRVDTVRLLDASGRIEARVIIDQQAEFLAREGSRFWVASSQISLSGIKNPEALLSGNYIVASAGNNLKAPRKTQFNGIDNAPAVSLPGLNITLTSPALDSVETGSPVYYRGLKVGQITGFELGNDLQSVEIYANIQPKYSKLVKTDSRFWNLSGISADFGLFSGLEIETSTLDTLVSGGIAFDSPAGSDTVGPQPRFRLLKDAP; encoded by the coding sequence ATGACACCTGATAACACCTCTGCGACTGACGCCGTCATAAAGCAGCACCGCGGCCCATCGTTTGTCTGGATACTGCCACTGGTTGCAGCGCTGATTGCCGCCTGGCTTGCCTGGCAAAGTTATCAGGACGCAGGCATCACCATTGAGGTGCAATTTGAATCAGCTGAAGGACTGGAAGCAGAAAAGACCAAGGTCCTGTTTCGCGGCCTGCCCAGCGGCACGATTAAACAGCTTCGTCTGAATGAGGATCTGAAGGGCGTCACTGCGATTATTGAAATGGCCAGTGAAGCCGAACCCCTGCTGCATGAAAACACCCGCTTCTGGCTGGTCAAACCCCAGGTATCCCTCAGCGGTGTCCGAGGGCTGGAGACGCTGCTTTCCGGTTACTACATCGGCATTCAGCCCGGTGACGGAGAAGACCATCGTGAATTCGTCGCCGACAGCGAACCGCCACCCTCCAGCAAAGACAAACCGGGTCTGTACCTGACCCTGAACAGTGATTCAGCGGCGTCGGTATACCGTGGTTCCAAACTGTTTTACCGGGATATCGAAGTGGGTGAAGTCATCGACGTTAAACTCGGTAAAACCAGGCAACAGGTACTGATTGACCTTTATGTCGATAGCAAATACAGCCAACTGATCAACGGTGGCACCCGCTTCTGGAACGCCAGCGGTATCAGCATCAAAGCCGATTTACCCAAACTGGACATTAAGTTTGATTCGCTGGCCTCCATTGTTGCCGGCGGCATCAGTTTCTATACCCCGGCGGATGGCGGTGAACTGAATCCTGAAAAAATACTGCCCCTTTACAGTGACTATGAAGCGGCTGAAGACGGTGTTTCCGTGACCGTTAAGTTTCCTGCCCGTACTCCTTTATCCGAAGGAACGAAGGTGGTCAGCCAGGAGATTGTTATCGGCCGGATACAGAAACTGGAATATAACGATGACCTGACCACTCAGACAGCCCACCTGCTGATCGACCCCCGGGCCAAACCACTTCTGCGTGCCGGCAGTCAGTTCTGGTTGCCAAAGCCTGATTTTGACATCACCCAGATCGGCCAGCTGTTCGACGGCAATGCTATCCAGCTGCAGCCCGGCCCCGGTATTCCCCTGTTCCGCTTCATTGCCCTGAACACGCCTCCGGCAAAGCGTCCGGGCATTCCCGGACTGGATATACAGATCATCGCCGATCAGCTTGGCTCGCTGGACTTCGGTTCACCGGTGCTCTACCGGCAGGTACCCGTGGGAGAAGTCCGCGGCTACGAACTGATCGAACAGGGTAAGAAAGTCCTGATCCACGCCACTATTGCCAAAGAGCATTCGCAATTACTGAAATCCAACAGCCGTTTCTGGAATATCAGCGGTGTTCAGGTAGCTGCCGGACTGGATGGCGTTAAACTCGATACCGGCTCACTGACCTCGGTCATCAAGGGCGGTATCAGCTTCTTCACCCCTGACATCAAAGATAAACAGCAGGCGACCCCGAACCAGCAATTCCATCTGTACAAAGATTTTGATACCGCCAGCCAGCAGGGCAAACTGATTTACAGTAATCAGGCGGGCAAACTGCAGATCCGTCTGGTCAGCGAACAGCTCGGCTCAGTCAAAGCGGGCTCACCGGTACTTTACCGGCAGCTGCCCGTCGGTAAGGTACACGGTTACCGGTTAGGCGAAGACGGACAGAGTGTTGAAGTACAGGTACTGATCGATAAGGCTTACCGTCACCTGGTAACCGGTAAGAGCCGCTTCTGGAATGCCAGTGGTATTCACGCCAAGCTTGATCTTTCCGGGCTGACCCTGCAAACGGAGTCTATAGACACCATCGTACGCGGCGGCATTGCCTTTGATAACAAGCCCGGAAAAGGCAAAGCAGCAAAGTTTAATCAACGCTTCACCCTGCACCCGAACAAACAGGAAGGTCTGCACGATGCGCTGGCTGTCCGGATCAGCTTCCCGGCCGGTAATACGCTGGAGCCCGGCGCTGAACTGCGCTTTCAGGGGCTCAAAATGGGCCGGGTGGATACCGTCCGGTTACTTGACGCCAGCGGACGTATTGAAGCCCGTGTAATTATTGACCAGCAGGCTGAATTCCTGGCCCGTGAAGGCAGCCGTTTCTGGGTTGCCAGCAGCCAGATATCCCTCAGTGGCATCAAGAATCCTGAAGCGTTACTCAGTGGGAACTACATCGTCGCCAGCGCAGGAAACAACCTGAAAGCCCCCCGTAAAACGCAGTTTAACGGTATTGATAATGCCCCGGCCGTCAGCCTGCCAGGCCTGAACATCACCCTGACCTCACCGGCCCTGGATTCTGTCGAAACCGGCAGCCCGGTTTATTACCGGGGTCTCAAAGTGGGTCAGATAACCGGTTTTGAACTGGGTAATGACCTGCAAAGCGTTGAAATTTATGCCAATATCCAGCCTAAATACAGCAAGCTGGTGAAAACCGACAGCCGCTTCTGGAATCTCAGTGGTATCAGTGCAGACTTTGGCCTGTTCAGCGGGCTGGAAATCGAAACCAGCACGCTGGATACTCTGGTAAGCGGTGGGATTGCATTCGACTCACCAGCAGGTTCCGACACAGTCGGTCCGCAGCCCCGCTTCCGTTTGCTGAAAGACGCCCCCTAA